From Deferrisoma camini S3R1, the proteins below share one genomic window:
- a CDS encoding 4Fe-4S binding protein produces MRNRAWPLRVAVQAASVLWAAWIALNAAYLVALADQTRTPPPTLSALAGLFPFGPEAGSLSIEDYCPFGPLEGVVRAAQGLAAGRGVSFVGPVTLRNLGVLFAVAALVLLTKKTFCSWLCPFGAVFEALGWVGRRLGVRQVRLPGRWDRRLRRLRYAVLAVLVGLTGWAGYLVFKEVDPFFALYTVGSAAAPVGGYAVLAVLAAGALVVPGAWCHYLCPLGAALDPISRLGRIRITRADPACTRCNRCSRACPQRIPVARRQRVTDALCTNCLRCLDACDRGALELRLEVRT; encoded by the coding sequence TTGCGTAACCGCGCCTGGCCCCTGCGGGTGGCCGTCCAGGCCGCCTCGGTGCTCTGGGCCGCCTGGATCGCCCTCAACGCGGCCTACCTCGTGGCGTTGGCGGACCAGACCCGCACCCCCCCTCCCACGCTGTCGGCCCTGGCCGGTCTGTTCCCGTTCGGCCCCGAGGCCGGCAGCCTGAGCATCGAGGACTACTGCCCGTTCGGCCCCTTGGAGGGGGTGGTGCGGGCCGCCCAGGGCCTGGCCGCGGGCCGGGGGGTCTCGTTCGTGGGGCCGGTGACCCTGCGCAACCTGGGGGTGCTGTTCGCCGTGGCGGCGCTGGTGCTGCTGACGAAGAAGACCTTCTGCTCCTGGCTGTGCCCCTTCGGCGCCGTGTTCGAGGCCCTGGGTTGGGTCGGCCGGCGGCTCGGGGTCCGCCAGGTCCGGCTGCCCGGCCGGTGGGATCGGCGTCTCCGGCGGCTGCGTTACGCCGTGCTGGCGGTGCTCGTGGGGCTCACCGGGTGGGCGGGGTACCTGGTGTTCAAGGAGGTGGACCCCTTCTTCGCCCTGTACACGGTGGGGAGCGCCGCGGCCCCGGTCGGGGGATACGCCGTGCTGGCCGTGCTGGCGGCCGGGGCGCTGGTGGTGCCCGGGGCCTGGTGCCACTACCTCTGCCCCCTGGGCGCGGCCCTGGACCCGATCTCCCGGCTCGGGCGCATCCGCATCACCCGGGCCGACCCGGCCTGCACCCGGTGCAACCGGTGCTCCCGGGCCTGCCCCCAGCGCATTCCCGTTGCCCGCCGGCAGCGGGTCACCGACGCCCTGTGCACCAACTGCCTGCGCTGCCTCGACGCATGCGACCGGGGCGCCCTGGAGCTGCGGCTGGAGGTCCGGACGTGA
- a CDS encoding twin-arginine translocation signal domain-containing protein, translating to MLHPPGPEDYCLSRLPRRREPAPTAASRPSRRQFLVQACAGASYLALCLLLPRPAPAAQPQEQPPSLVVVDLKRCVGCRICEVECARKNYKTYNPRHANLQVIHLVPPVSVPNHCYLCKDAPCIAECPVVVDAAAGTRALYHDPKVKGLKLDNVACTGCWKCVDVCQRERSGILRRNEASKRPEGFCTLCDGDPSCVKFCPNGAMARVPITFDGRYLARNPYLLGEELARLWYR from the coding sequence ATGCTACACCCGCCCGGACCCGAGGACTACTGCCTCTCCCGACTGCCCCGCCGCCGGGAGCCCGCCCCGACGGCCGCATCCCGGCCCAGCCGCCGGCAGTTTCTGGTGCAGGCCTGCGCCGGCGCCTCTTACCTGGCCCTGTGCCTCCTGCTGCCACGGCCCGCGCCGGCGGCCCAGCCCCAGGAGCAGCCTCCTTCCCTGGTCGTCGTGGACCTGAAGCGGTGCGTCGGCTGCCGCATCTGCGAGGTGGAGTGCGCCCGCAAGAACTACAAGACCTACAATCCCCGCCACGCCAACCTCCAGGTGATCCACCTGGTGCCGCCGGTGAGCGTGCCCAACCACTGCTACCTGTGCAAGGACGCCCCGTGCATCGCGGAGTGCCCCGTGGTGGTGGACGCGGCCGCCGGCACCCGGGCGCTGTACCACGACCCCAAGGTCAAGGGGCTCAAGCTCGACAACGTGGCGTGCACGGGGTGCTGGAAGTGCGTGGACGTGTGCCAGCGGGAACGCAGCGGCATCCTGCGGCGCAACGAGGCATCGAAACGCCCCGAGGGGTTCTGCACCCTGTGCGACGGCGACCCCTCCTGCGTCAAGTTCTGCCCCAACGGGGCGATGGCGCGGGTGCCGATCACCTTCGACGGCCGGTACCTGGCCCGCAACCCGTACCTCCTCGGCGAGGAGCTGGCGCGGCTGTGGTACCGGTGA
- a CDS encoding DUF445 family protein: protein MTAQLWTALAAPVFGFAIGYATNALAIRMLFRPYDEKRVLGLRFQGMIPRRKQDIARTVAEVVTTELLREDRVAERLAGPEVRQALEALATDLAVRYLAPGEGAWITRPEPRRALARAVEGAVREGAAGLAAWLSGPEGRRAVGAVLGSLLERSPADLLPGEQGLLRRFAAGKAAELLASPGLEARVRQAVSRFAVRLAGVERPVGELLPPEVRGAMRAAVEPLVDPLLHRFEEAVLSPANVDRIKAAVRAGIVGYLAELRGGLVKNAIRHAALLARDRIFREADELVDANLFRLRELVRQEEHRERIREGILEAVDGFLGRTPGEILAEVPAEALDRLFDQVSAWAAGRLRRPDTAEALVGWVERELDRWYAEPLGRAVAVADPTAPQRWVESFVGWARDGGLERLAEREAPRIRRAVEQALASGRIPPPPREVVRDLVGVAFQRVMPVIAEQVPAVLSIVDVRGLVERQIQAFSPAEVERVILQVARRELRAITWWGGVLGAAVGGVQAGLLLLAG from the coding sequence GTGACCGCGCAGCTTTGGACGGCGCTGGCCGCGCCGGTGTTCGGGTTCGCCATCGGATACGCCACCAACGCCCTGGCGATCCGGATGCTGTTCAGGCCGTACGACGAGAAGCGGGTGCTGGGCCTGCGGTTCCAGGGCATGATCCCCCGCCGCAAGCAGGACATCGCCCGGACCGTGGCCGAGGTGGTGACCACCGAGCTCCTGCGGGAGGACCGGGTGGCCGAGCGGTTGGCAGGGCCCGAGGTGCGTCAGGCCCTCGAGGCCCTGGCCACGGACCTGGCGGTCCGGTACCTGGCGCCGGGGGAGGGGGCGTGGATCACGCGCCCCGAGCCGCGCCGGGCCCTGGCGCGGGCGGTGGAGGGGGCGGTGCGGGAAGGGGCGGCCGGCCTGGCCGCGTGGCTCTCGGGGCCGGAGGGGCGCCGGGCGGTGGGCGCGGTGCTGGGGAGCCTGCTCGAACGCTCGCCGGCGGACCTGCTGCCCGGGGAGCAGGGGCTCCTGCGGCGGTTCGCGGCCGGCAAGGCTGCGGAGCTGCTGGCCTCGCCCGGCCTGGAGGCCCGGGTGCGGCAGGCCGTGAGCCGATTCGCCGTGCGGCTGGCCGGCGTGGAGCGGCCGGTGGGCGAGCTGCTGCCGCCCGAGGTGCGGGGGGCGATGCGGGCGGCCGTGGAGCCCCTGGTGGACCCCCTGCTCCACCGCTTCGAGGAGGCGGTGCTGTCGCCGGCCAACGTGGACCGGATCAAGGCCGCGGTCCGGGCGGGCATCGTGGGGTACCTGGCCGAGCTGAGGGGGGGGCTGGTCAAGAACGCGATCCGCCACGCCGCGCTCCTGGCCCGGGACCGGATCTTCCGGGAGGCGGACGAGCTGGTCGACGCGAACCTGTTCCGGCTCCGGGAGCTGGTGCGCCAGGAGGAGCACCGGGAGAGGATCCGGGAGGGGATCCTGGAGGCCGTGGACGGGTTCCTGGGGCGCACCCCGGGCGAGATCCTGGCCGAGGTGCCGGCCGAGGCCCTGGACCGCCTGTTCGACCAGGTGTCCGCCTGGGCGGCCGGCCGGCTGCGACGGCCCGACACGGCCGAGGCCCTGGTGGGGTGGGTGGAGCGCGAGCTCGACCGGTGGTACGCGGAGCCGCTGGGGCGGGCCGTGGCCGTGGCGGATCCGACCGCGCCGCAACGTTGGGTCGAGTCGTTCGTGGGCTGGGCCCGGGACGGCGGGCTGGAGCGGCTGGCCGAGCGGGAGGCCCCCCGGATCCGCCGGGCCGTGGAGCAGGCCTTGGCCAGCGGCCGGATCCCGCCTCCGCCCCGGGAGGTGGTGCGGGACCTGGTGGGGGTGGCGTTCCAGCGGGTCATGCCGGTGATCGCCGAGCAGGTGCCCGCGGTGCTGTCGATCGTGGACGTGAGGGGGCTGGTGGAACGCCAGATCCAGGCGTTCTCTCCGGCCGAGGTCGAGCGGGTCATCCTGCAGGTGGCCCGGCGGGAGCTGCGGGCCATCACCTGGTGGGGCGGGGTGCTGGGGGCTGCGGTGGGAGGGGTGCAGGCGGGCCTGCTGCTGCTGGCCGGTTGA
- the nifJ gene encoding pyruvate:ferredoxin (flavodoxin) oxidoreductase, producing the protein MSQRRRMTIDGNEAAASVAHRLSEVIAIYPITPSSPMGEFADEWSAVGKKNIWGTVPHVVEMQSEGGAAGAVHGALQAGALTTTFTASQGLLLMIPNMYKIAGELTSYTMHVSARTVAAQALSIFGDHSDVMACRQTGFALLASNGVQEAHDLAAIAHAAGLKARVPFLHFFDGFRTSHEVAKIEELTDDDLRSLVDEDAVRAHRERALSPDRPKIRGTAQNPDVFFQAREACNPYYLACPGIVAEVMEQFARLTGRRYRLFDYVGHPEAERVIVMMGSGADVAHETVEHLVARGEKVGLVKVRLYRPFSLEHFAAALPATVRGIAVLDRTKEAGAVGEPLYTDVVAALDEAEATGAAPYADRPRVVGGRYGLSSKDFTPAMVKAVFDNLAADRPKNHFTVGIHDDVTHTSLEFDPGFDIEPEDVVRAVFWGLGADGTVGANKNSIKIIGEETDNYAQGYFVYDSKKSGGVTVSHLRFGPRHIRSAYQIRRASFVACHQFTFVDKYDVLEFAAPGAVFLLNSPYGPDEVWEHLPREMQEQILEKKLRFYVIDAYEVAKHTGMGVRINTIMQTCFFAISGVLPREEAIAKIKGAIQKTYGKKGEEIVQKNFRAVDETLANLHEVEVPDAVTATRTRPPIVPDEAPEFVKRVEAPMMALKGDQIPVSLLPVDGTFPTGTTQWEKRNIALEIPVWDPDTCIQCTKCSFVCPHATIRPKIYDPAVLEGAPAAFKSADAKGKDWAGKKFTIQVAPEDCTGCGLCVQTCPAKNKADPKRKAINLEPQLPLRDQERENWAFFLSIPDLDPTTLKTDVKGSQLRRPLFEFSGCCAGCGETPYVKLMTQLFGDRMLIANATGCSSIYGGNLPTTPYTTNDQGLGPTWSNSLFEDNAEFGLGMRLAIDKQREMAEELLRALAPRIGDDLVSALLTADQSSEAGIREQRERVAALKEKLAGLGDDPQARWLASLADYLVRKSVWILGGDGWAYDIGYGGLDHVLSMGRDVNILVMDTEVYSNTGGQMSKATPMGAAAKFAAAGKSKPKKDLGLMAMAYGDVYVARVAFGAKDQHTVKAFAEAESYPGTSLIIAYSHCIAHGYDLRYGCEQQKRAVESGHWPLYRFDPRRRNEGLNPFQLDSNPPKIRLEEYVYQETRYRMLQQMDPDRAKALLRSAEEEVRRHYALYEQLAHLKMGPAHKDA; encoded by the coding sequence ATGTCCCAGCGGAGACGGATGACCATCGACGGGAACGAGGCCGCCGCCTCGGTGGCCCACCGGCTGAGCGAGGTGATCGCGATCTACCCGATCACCCCCTCCTCGCCCATGGGCGAGTTCGCGGACGAGTGGTCTGCCGTGGGCAAGAAGAACATCTGGGGCACCGTGCCCCACGTGGTGGAGATGCAGAGCGAGGGCGGCGCGGCCGGCGCGGTCCACGGCGCCCTGCAGGCCGGCGCCCTGACCACCACGTTCACGGCGAGCCAGGGGCTGCTGCTGATGATCCCCAACATGTACAAGATCGCGGGGGAGCTCACCAGCTACACCATGCACGTCTCCGCCCGCACGGTGGCGGCCCAGGCCCTGTCCATCTTCGGCGACCACTCGGACGTGATGGCCTGCCGCCAGACCGGGTTTGCCCTGCTCGCGTCCAACGGGGTCCAGGAGGCCCACGACCTGGCCGCCATCGCCCACGCGGCCGGGCTCAAGGCCCGGGTCCCGTTCCTCCACTTCTTCGACGGGTTCCGCACCTCCCACGAGGTGGCCAAGATCGAGGAGCTCACCGACGACGACCTGCGCTCCCTGGTGGACGAGGACGCCGTGCGGGCCCACCGGGAGCGGGCCCTGTCGCCCGACCGGCCCAAGATCCGGGGCACGGCCCAGAACCCCGACGTGTTCTTCCAGGCCCGGGAGGCGTGCAACCCCTACTACCTGGCCTGCCCCGGCATCGTGGCCGAGGTGATGGAGCAGTTCGCCCGGCTCACCGGCCGGCGGTACCGGCTGTTCGACTACGTGGGCCATCCCGAGGCCGAGCGGGTCATCGTGATGATGGGCTCGGGCGCCGACGTGGCCCACGAGACCGTGGAGCACCTGGTGGCCCGGGGCGAGAAGGTGGGCCTGGTCAAGGTGCGGCTGTACCGGCCGTTCAGCCTGGAGCACTTCGCGGCCGCCCTGCCCGCCACGGTGCGGGGCATCGCGGTGCTCGACCGGACCAAGGAGGCCGGGGCGGTGGGCGAGCCCCTGTACACCGACGTGGTGGCGGCCCTGGACGAGGCCGAGGCCACCGGCGCCGCGCCCTACGCCGACCGGCCCCGGGTGGTGGGAGGCCGGTACGGCCTGTCCTCCAAGGACTTCACGCCCGCCATGGTCAAGGCGGTGTTCGACAACCTGGCGGCCGACCGGCCCAAGAACCACTTCACCGTGGGCATCCACGACGACGTGACCCACACCTCCCTGGAGTTCGACCCCGGGTTCGACATCGAGCCCGAGGACGTGGTGCGGGCCGTGTTCTGGGGCCTGGGGGCCGACGGAACCGTGGGCGCCAACAAGAACTCCATCAAGATCATCGGTGAGGAGACGGACAACTACGCCCAGGGCTACTTCGTGTACGACTCGAAGAAGTCCGGGGGCGTCACGGTGTCCCACCTGCGGTTCGGCCCCCGGCACATCCGGTCGGCCTACCAGATCCGCCGGGCCAGCTTCGTGGCCTGCCACCAGTTCACCTTCGTGGACAAGTACGACGTGCTCGAGTTCGCGGCGCCCGGGGCCGTGTTCCTGCTGAACTCGCCCTACGGCCCGGACGAGGTGTGGGAGCACCTGCCCCGGGAGATGCAGGAGCAGATCCTGGAGAAGAAGCTCCGGTTCTACGTGATCGACGCCTACGAGGTGGCCAAGCACACCGGCATGGGCGTGCGGATCAACACCATCATGCAGACCTGCTTCTTCGCCATCTCGGGCGTGCTGCCCCGGGAAGAGGCCATCGCCAAGATCAAGGGCGCCATCCAGAAGACCTACGGCAAGAAGGGCGAGGAGATCGTCCAGAAGAACTTCCGGGCCGTGGACGAGACCCTGGCCAACCTCCACGAGGTCGAGGTGCCCGACGCGGTCACGGCCACCCGCACCCGCCCGCCCATCGTGCCCGACGAGGCCCCCGAGTTCGTGAAGCGGGTGGAGGCGCCCATGATGGCCCTGAAGGGCGACCAGATTCCGGTGAGCCTGCTGCCGGTGGACGGCACCTTCCCCACGGGCACCACCCAGTGGGAGAAGCGCAACATCGCCCTGGAGATCCCGGTGTGGGACCCGGACACCTGCATCCAGTGCACCAAGTGCTCGTTCGTGTGCCCCCACGCCACGATCCGGCCCAAGATCTACGATCCCGCGGTCCTCGAGGGCGCGCCGGCCGCGTTCAAGTCGGCCGACGCCAAGGGCAAGGACTGGGCCGGCAAGAAGTTCACCATCCAGGTGGCCCCGGAGGACTGCACCGGCTGCGGCCTGTGCGTCCAGACCTGCCCGGCCAAGAACAAGGCCGACCCCAAGCGAAAGGCCATCAACCTGGAGCCCCAGCTGCCCCTGCGGGACCAGGAGCGGGAGAACTGGGCGTTCTTCCTGTCGATCCCGGACCTGGACCCGACGACCCTCAAGACCGACGTGAAGGGCAGCCAACTGCGGCGGCCCCTGTTCGAGTTCTCGGGGTGCTGCGCCGGGTGCGGCGAGACCCCCTACGTGAAGCTGATGACCCAGCTGTTCGGGGACCGGATGCTGATCGCCAACGCCACCGGCTGCTCCTCGATCTACGGGGGCAACCTGCCCACCACCCCTTACACCACCAACGACCAGGGGCTGGGGCCCACCTGGTCCAACTCCCTGTTCGAGGACAACGCGGAGTTCGGCCTGGGCATGCGGCTGGCCATCGACAAGCAGAGGGAGATGGCCGAGGAGCTCTTGCGGGCCCTGGCGCCCCGGATCGGCGACGACCTGGTGAGCGCCCTGCTCACGGCCGACCAGTCGTCGGAGGCGGGCATCCGGGAGCAGCGCGAGCGGGTGGCCGCCCTCAAGGAGAAGCTCGCGGGCCTGGGCGACGATCCGCAGGCCCGCTGGCTGGCGTCGCTGGCCGACTACCTGGTGCGCAAGAGCGTGTGGATCCTGGGCGGCGACGGCTGGGCCTACGACATCGGCTACGGCGGCCTGGACCACGTGCTGTCCATGGGCCGGGACGTCAACATCCTCGTGATGGACACCGAGGTGTACTCGAACACCGGCGGCCAGATGTCCAAGGCCACCCCCATGGGGGCGGCCGCCAAGTTCGCCGCGGCCGGAAAGTCCAAGCCCAAGAAGGACCTGGGGCTCATGGCCATGGCCTACGGCGACGTGTACGTGGCCCGGGTGGCGTTCGGCGCCAAGGACCAGCACACCGTGAAGGCGTTCGCCGAGGCGGAGTCCTACCCCGGCACCTCCCTGATCATCGCCTACAGCCACTGCATCGCCCACGGCTACGACCTGCGCTACGGGTGCGAGCAGCAGAAGCGGGCGGTGGAGTCGGGCCACTGGCCCCTGTACCGGTTCGATCCTCGGCGGCGGAACGAGGGGCTCAACCCGTTCCAGCTCGACTCGAACCCGCCCAAGATCCGGCTGGAGGAGTACGTGTACCAGGAGACCCGGTACCGGATGCTCCAGCAGATGGATCCCGACCGGGCCAAGGCCCTTCTGCGGTCGGCCGAGGAGGAGGTGCGGCGCCACTACGCCCTGTACGAGCAGCTGGCCCACCTCAAAATGGGCCCGGCCCACAAGGACGCCTAG
- a CDS encoding aldehyde ferredoxin oxidoreductase family protein, with protein MEAYAGTVLDVDLTRREVRTRRLDPDLVARYLGGRGLAVRLVWDAVPARADPLGPENVVVLAAGPLTGFPVPGASRTSVVTKSPATAPRNGVAGAATLAIGQMPGHLATELRYAGFDAVILRGRAPEPVSLVIRDGEAHLRPSLDLWGKEIPEAEAMLRHELPREPYQVAAIGPAGERLVPLASVVHSHPYGAHGGRGGIGAVWGSKNLKAIAVRGTLTPFDAARPQALDELTPGLTKNLRGWNRFETWRRYGTACLLEAGNDAGFLAVRNFREGWTPAAPRVGAVRAEAVFWTRSEACFYCPLHCRKVARIRDRDGRGLAVAGPELETAAMLGTNLGLDDLEAVLRLKDRCDRLGLDPSSTGNLLGFLAEAADKGVVTPSQLAGVEPRWGDPEGFLALVDLLAGADEGVVWAARGVRAASRELGPDTAPWAMEVKGLEMDTYNPPGLPLLAVSFGTSPVGAAHEFGHTPRVQDERAVSDSLGLCRFHLYANPLSVQAQALAAVTGVDRSPDDLRRIGARIWNLERAFAVREGFGPEDDRLPERCRSEPFRTGPRAGAVLDAQQEARMLAEYYERRGWTRSGGVPTAETLGGLGLGDVARALAG; from the coding sequence ATGGAAGCTTACGCAGGAACCGTTCTCGACGTGGATCTGACCCGGCGCGAGGTGCGCACCCGGCGGCTGGACCCGGACCTCGTCGCCCGCTACCTCGGCGGCAGGGGCCTGGCGGTCCGGCTCGTCTGGGACGCGGTGCCGGCCCGAGCGGACCCGCTGGGGCCCGAGAACGTGGTGGTGCTGGCGGCCGGCCCTCTCACGGGGTTCCCCGTGCCGGGGGCGTCGCGCACCAGCGTGGTGACCAAGAGCCCGGCCACCGCTCCGCGCAACGGCGTGGCCGGCGCGGCCACCCTGGCCATCGGCCAGATGCCGGGCCATCTGGCCACGGAGCTTCGCTACGCCGGGTTCGACGCCGTGATCCTGAGGGGTCGGGCCCCCGAGCCGGTCAGCCTGGTGATCCGGGACGGCGAGGCCCACCTGCGGCCGTCGCTGGACCTCTGGGGCAAGGAGATCCCCGAGGCCGAGGCGATGCTGCGCCACGAGCTGCCCCGCGAGCCGTACCAGGTGGCGGCCATCGGCCCGGCCGGGGAGAGGCTCGTTCCCCTGGCCTCGGTCGTGCACAGCCACCCCTACGGGGCCCACGGCGGCCGGGGCGGCATCGGGGCCGTGTGGGGGAGCAAGAACCTCAAGGCCATCGCGGTGCGGGGCACCCTGACCCCGTTCGACGCGGCGCGGCCCCAGGCCCTGGACGAGCTGACGCCGGGGCTCACCAAGAACCTCCGGGGGTGGAACCGGTTCGAGACCTGGCGGCGGTACGGAACCGCCTGCCTGCTGGAGGCCGGAAACGACGCCGGGTTCCTGGCGGTGCGGAACTTCCGGGAGGGGTGGACCCCGGCGGCCCCCCGGGTGGGGGCGGTCCGGGCCGAGGCGGTCTTCTGGACCCGCAGCGAGGCCTGCTTCTACTGCCCGCTCCACTGCCGCAAGGTGGCCCGGATCCGGGATCGGGACGGGCGGGGGCTGGCCGTGGCCGGCCCGGAGCTGGAGACCGCGGCCATGCTGGGGACCAACCTGGGGCTCGACGACCTGGAGGCCGTGCTCCGCCTGAAGGACCGGTGCGACCGCCTGGGGCTCGACCCCTCCAGCACCGGCAACCTCCTTGGATTCCTGGCCGAGGCCGCCGACAAGGGCGTGGTCACCCCCTCGCAGCTGGCCGGGGTCGAGCCCCGGTGGGGGGACCCCGAGGGGTTCCTGGCCCTGGTGGACCTGCTGGCCGGGGCAGACGAGGGCGTGGTCTGGGCCGCCCGGGGCGTGCGGGCGGCCAGCCGGGAGCTGGGGCCCGACACGGCCCCGTGGGCTATGGAGGTGAAGGGGCTCGAGATGGACACCTACAACCCGCCGGGCCTGCCCCTGCTGGCGGTCTCGTTCGGCACCTCGCCGGTGGGGGCCGCCCACGAGTTCGGCCACACCCCTCGGGTCCAGGACGAGCGGGCCGTGTCCGACTCGCTGGGGCTGTGCCGGTTCCACCTCTACGCCAACCCCCTGTCCGTGCAGGCCCAGGCCCTGGCCGCGGTCACCGGGGTGGACCGGTCCCCGGACGACCTGCGCCGCATCGGGGCGCGGATCTGGAACCTCGAGCGGGCCTTCGCCGTGCGCGAGGGGTTCGGCCCGGAGGACGACCGGCTTCCGGAGCGGTGTCGGTCCGAGCCGTTCCGGACCGGCCCGCGGGCCGGCGCCGTGCTCGACGCGCAGCAGGAGGCCCGGATGCTGGCCGAGTACTACGAACGGCGGGGCTGGACCCGGTCCGGAGGGGTTCCCACCGCCGAGACCCTGGGCGGGCTGGGCCTGGGGGACGTGGCCCGGGCCCTGGCGGGGTGA
- a CDS encoding SAM hydrolase/SAM-dependent halogenase family protein, with protein MQARVEPAPRAVKEPPVVTLTTDFGGRDPFVGIMKGVILGICPRARLVDLVHELPPQDVLAGCLALEAAAPYFPPGTVHLAVVDPGVGTDRPAVAVATKAAWFVAPDNGLLSFLDPAEIREVRRIENPALWLHPVSSTFHGRDVFAPVAAHLAAGADPGLVGPRADSIHRLPFPQPRPTPEGVEGQVLAFDRFGNAVTNLRQGHGPGRRVRVAGREIPVVRTYAEVDPGEALALWGSSDRLEIGVREGSAREVLGLTRGTPVLLVP; from the coding sequence ATGCAAGCCAGAGTAGAGCCGGCACCCCGGGCTGTCAAGGAACCCCCGGTGGTCACCCTGACCACGGACTTCGGCGGCCGGGACCCGTTCGTGGGCATCATGAAGGGGGTGATTCTCGGGATCTGCCCCCGGGCCCGGCTGGTCGACCTGGTACACGAGCTGCCGCCCCAGGACGTGCTGGCCGGATGCCTCGCGCTGGAGGCGGCCGCGCCCTACTTCCCACCGGGCACGGTGCACCTGGCCGTGGTGGACCCGGGGGTGGGCACGGACCGGCCGGCCGTGGCCGTGGCCACGAAGGCCGCCTGGTTCGTGGCCCCGGACAACGGCCTGCTGTCGTTCCTGGACCCCGCGGAGATCCGGGAGGTGCGCCGGATCGAGAACCCCGCCCTGTGGCTCCATCCGGTCAGCTCCACCTTCCACGGCCGGGACGTGTTCGCGCCGGTGGCGGCCCACCTGGCCGCAGGGGCCGACCCCGGCCTCGTCGGGCCCCGGGCCGACTCGATTCACCGGCTGCCCTTCCCCCAACCCCGCCCCACCCCCGAGGGTGTGGAGGGCCAGGTCCTCGCCTTCGACCGGTTCGGCAACGCCGTCACGAACCTCCGACAGGGCCACGGCCCGGGCCGTAGGGTCCGGGTGGCCGGCCGGGAGATCCCGGTGGTCCGGACCTACGCCGAGGTGGACCCGGGAGAGGCCCTGGCCCTCTGGGGCTCCAGCGATCGCCTGGAGATCGGCGTTCGCGAGGGCAGCGCCCGAGAGGTGCTGGGGCTCACCCGGGGCACGCCGGTCCTCCTCGTCCCTTGA
- a CDS encoding Bax inhibitor-1/YccA family protein, whose translation MPLSLSQTVPVADPRTLALVRTRFVRAVYQWMAGGLVLTAASALLVVRSPALMGALVLNRGAFLFLILAELGLVVALSGWIGRMSVTAASWAFLGYSVLNGVTLSVIFLVYTGTSIVLTLGVAAATFGAAALYGTVTRRDLTSAGSFAFMGLVGVLVASIANWFLRSPALDWALSYMGVLVFTVLAAYDAQKVQRIGVAAAAGGEAALSRQAILGALALYLDFVNLFLFLLRIFGRGRD comes from the coding sequence ATGCCCCTTTCGTTGTCCCAGACCGTTCCCGTGGCCGACCCCCGAACCCTGGCGCTGGTGCGCACCCGGTTCGTGCGGGCGGTGTATCAGTGGATGGCCGGGGGCCTCGTGCTCACCGCGGCGAGCGCCCTGCTGGTGGTCCGGAGCCCGGCCCTCATGGGGGCCCTGGTGCTGAACCGGGGGGCGTTCCTGTTCCTGATCCTGGCGGAGCTGGGGCTGGTGGTGGCCCTGTCCGGTTGGATCGGCCGCATGAGCGTCACCGCGGCGAGCTGGGCGTTTCTGGGTTACTCGGTCCTGAACGGGGTCACCCTGTCGGTGATCTTTCTTGTGTACACCGGCACGAGCATCGTGTTGACCCTGGGGGTGGCCGCGGCCACGTTCGGGGCCGCGGCCCTCTACGGCACCGTGACCCGCCGGGATCTCACCAGCGCGGGATCGTTCGCGTTCATGGGGCTGGTGGGGGTGCTGGTGGCCAGCATCGCCAACTGGTTCCTCCGGAGCCCGGCCTTGGACTGGGCCCTGAGCTACATGGGGGTGCTGGTGTTCACCGTGCTCGCCGCCTACGACGCCCAGAAGGTCCAGCGGATCGGGGTGGCGGCCGCGGCGGGCGGCGAGGCGGCCCTGTCGCGCCAGGCCATCCTGGGCGCCCTGGCCCTCTACCTGGACTTCGTGAACCTGTTCTTGTTCCTCCTGAGGATCTTCGGCCGCGGCCGGGACTAG